GGGCATCTATCAAGACGTGATGGAGGTGCTGGACTATCAGATCTTCCTGATCCGCCAGGACCGGGTCTCGCTGGGCTTCGAGCCTCAGAAGGTGCTGCGCGATAACGCCAATCCCAACAAGTTCTTCGTCGTCGGGCGCTCGGTCAGCGAGGGTCCGATCGGGGACAAGAAGCGCCAGGCCCGCACCTACGAGATGGAACTGCAGATCCGCAACTACCGGCCGTTGCTGAGCTGGCTCAACACCTATTCGGGGGATGCCCGCAGCCAGGATGTGATCGACCGGGAGACCAAGATGAACGAGCGCATGGAGAAGCTGCACAACAAGACGGAATAGGTCTGCGCCGTATCGGCGCGGAACGGCAGTGAGGGCCAGCCTTCCTTTGGAATGGCTGGCCCTCTTCGTTTTTTGAGGTCCTTTCAAGCCAGAAAATGGCCGGAAAAGGCCGCACAGAAACAGATCGACTTTTCAGAATGGAGGCATCCGAGCACAGAGGTTGCCCCCATGCGTCCTATCCCATCTGCCTTACCGTCCCGCTCCGCCCAACGCTTTCGGCCTGCCGCCCTCCTGCTGGCCATCGCAGCTGCCACCAGCCATGCCGCGGATGACGTCAGTATCCCCGGTCTGAACCTGCCGATGGCGGCCAGCGAGCTGGCGCCCGCCGTCGAGGCCCCGGCCGAACCGGCGCAAACCGAGCGGAAAAGCTCTGCCCGACTGGCCGCCGCCGAACTTCCCGCGGTTCCGGCGCAGGTCATGGCCAAGCCGCAGACGGCGCCCGTGCTGGTCGAGACCCGCCAGGAGGTCCTGGTGTCGCCCGGCTCCAACACCCTCATCCCGATCAGCAGAGGGCAGATCAACCGGCTGGTGACCCCCTTCGAGCGGCCGATCGTCCAGACGGTCAGCGAGGCGGCCATCACGTCGAGCGGCAATGCCCTCTACGTCACGCCGCACACCGACCAGCCCATCACCCTGTTCGTGACGCCGGAGGACGACGAGTCGATCGCCCTGTCCCTGACCCTGCTGCCGCAGCCGGTGCCGCCGATCCAGGCGAACCTGATCCTCGCGCAAAACGGGCCGGGCGGCTGGAAAGGCCAGGCGGTGCAGACCGGCGCCAACACGAGCACGGAACAGGCGAGCAAGTGGGAGCGCAGCCAGCCCTACATGGACTCCTTGCGCAGCATCCTGCGCGACATGGCGCTGGGCACCCTGCCGCCCGGCTACAGCTTCGGGGCGCTGCCCTCGGGCGCTTCGATCCCGGCCTGCGCCCAACCGGGGCTGAAGTTCGATTTCAGCAAATCGCAGCTGATCACCGGCCACGACTTCCGCATCTTCGTGGCCGTCGCGCAGAACATCTCGAGCCGGACCCTGGAGTTCGATCACGGCGCCTGCACCCATCCCTACCGGGCGGCGGTGAGCAGCTGGCCCCACGAGATTCTGGAGCCGGGTCAGAAGACGGAAGTGTTCCTGGTCACCCGGGTTCCCGCGGACGCCCCGGACCGTTCTTCCCGTCCGAGCCTGCTGCAGTAAGGAGCCCCCATGCAGAATCTCCAGAGCGTATTCGAAAACCTCACGCCAACGGCCAAACGGACCCTGGCCATCGGCGGCACGGTGGCGGTCGTCGGCACCCTCGTGGCCGTCGCCATGAGTGCCGCCAATCCGGACAGCAGCGCGCGCAGCGCCCCGAGCAAACCCAGGGTGGAGGCGATCCTGACCGACGACGATCCTCGTTCGATGGGCCTCGATGCCCTGGTCACCCAGATCCAGAACCTGCAGAAAAGCCAGTACCGGATGGAGCAGGCGATGGGGCTGCGCGAGAAAGAGAAGCAGGACGATCGAACCCAGCAACACGTCAACGAGCTGGAAAAGGAGCTGAAAGAACTGCGCAATTCGCTGGCGCAACTGGAACGGCGCAGCGAGGCGTCCGAGGCACGTAGCGAGGAGGCCCCGCCGGGCTCGTCCCTGGCAGACGAATCCTACGCGCCGGCCAGACGAACGCCCTTCGTTTCCCGGGCGACCAGCTCGCCGGCCGCGCTGAGCCAGGTGTACGCCGACATG
This genomic interval from Azotobacter salinestris contains the following:
- a CDS encoding TraE/TraK family type IV conjugative transfer system protein gives rise to the protein MLAKNLKDTFDTLRGEAKFLRMVVLGLIVANLFVSCVAISRDQVVTVVPPTLAEQSWVSKTRAGEEYTEAWAMYIAMLLGNVTPSNATVVKEALGPILDSGIYQDVMEVLDYQIFLIRQDRVSLGFEPQKVLRDNANPNKFFVVGRSVSEGPIGDKKRQARTYEMELQIRNYRPLLSWLNTYSGDARSQDVIDRETKMNERMEKLHNKTE
- a CDS encoding TraK domain-containing protein, whose protein sequence is MRPIPSALPSRSAQRFRPAALLLAIAAATSHAADDVSIPGLNLPMAASELAPAVEAPAEPAQTERKSSARLAAAELPAVPAQVMAKPQTAPVLVETRQEVLVSPGSNTLIPISRGQINRLVTPFERPIVQTVSEAAITSSGNALYVTPHTDQPITLFVTPEDDESIALSLTLLPQPVPPIQANLILAQNGPGGWKGQAVQTGANTSTEQASKWERSQPYMDSLRSILRDMALGTLPPGYSFGALPSGASIPACAQPGLKFDFSKSQLITGHDFRIFVAVAQNISSRTLEFDHGACTHPYRAAVSSWPHEILEPGQKTEVFLVTRVPADAPDRSSRPSLLQ